One part of the Humulus lupulus chromosome 9, drHumLupu1.1, whole genome shotgun sequence genome encodes these proteins:
- the LOC133802622 gene encoding farnesylcysteine lyase, with translation MLLSRLTLIFTLYLLSVSSATNPQPQDAAVCIVGAGIGGSSLAHFLRIYSSPDVDFDIRIFERNGVIGGRTASVNVSGDIFEAGASILHPKNFHALNYTELLNLTIKEPSSSSSASPTLGIWDGNKFVFKTLSFNSDLPFVQKIVSIANSVLMVLRYGFSVLKMETFVQETVGKFLKYYESHESRPIFERVEEMLQWAGLYNLTTTTLGFKLADIGLSPLLIQELVTVITRINYGQSIAISGLAGAVSLAGSDGGLWSIKGGNWQMASGLIDRSNVALHLHEEIESISFVEKYYELNSTTGKSYKCDIAVVATPLDEVNIQFTPLVSIPKRSLQHTYATFIRGLLKPEYFGLDSVSKIPELVGTIEHPDLPFSSISVLKRHDEKDMTYKIFSRKPMNDELLDSIFSLRKETIQINWAAYPHYNAPEVFAPFILDDRHLYYVNAFENAASTMETSAVAAENIARLILSRFFGQPPFSSSNLESNSDEGTLPVDL, from the exons ATGTTGTTATCCAGGCTCACACTCATCTTCACTCTCTATCTTCTCTCTGTCTCATCAGCAACGAACCCACAACCGCAGGACGCCGCCGTCTGTATCGTCGGCGCCGGCATCGGAGGCTCCTCTCTCGCCCACTTTCTCCGGATTTACTCCTCTCCCGATGTCGATTTTGACATCCGAATCTTTGAGAGAAACGGCGTCATTGGAGGGCGTACGGCCTCCGTCAACGTCTCCGGCGACATCTTCGAGGCTGGAGCGTCCATTCTCCATCCCAAGAACTTCCACGCCCTCAATTACACCGAGCTCCTTAATCTCACCATTAAAGAACCTTCTTCATCTTCCTCTGCTTCTCCCACTTTGGGAATTTGGGACGGTAATAAATTCGTCTTTAAGACCCTAAGCTTCAATTCCGACCTTCCCTTTGTTCAGAAGATTGTTTCGATCGCCAACTCAGTCCTCATGGTCCTTCGCTACGGCTTCTCGGTTCTCAAAATGGAAACATTTGTTCAG GAAACTGTTGGGAAATTTTTGAAATACTATGAAAGCCATGAGTCGAgacccatttttgaaagagttgAGGAGATGCTTCAATGGGCGGGACTGTACAATCTGACAACCACCACTTTGGGATTTAAATTGGCTGATATTGGATTGTCTCCTTTGTTGATACAGGAGCTTGTTACT GTCATCACAAGAATCAATTACGGTCAGAGTATAGCCATTAGTGGACTTGCAGGAGCTGTTTCGTTGGCTGGATCTGATGGAGGATTGTGGTCCATCAAAGGAGGCAACTGGCAGATGGCTTCTGGTCTTATTGATCGTTCAAATGTTGCATTGCATCTACACGAGGAAATAGAATCAATCTCCTTTGTTGAAAAATATTATGAACTTAATTCCACCACAGGAAAGAGTTACAAATGTGACATTGCTGTCGTTGCTACACCCCTAGATGAGGTGAATATTCAGTTTACCCCTCTAGTATCGATTCCCAAGAGAAGTTTACAGCATACTTATGCAACATTTATTCGGGGCCTTCTAAAGCCT GAATATTTTGGCCTGGATTCTGTATCAAAAATACCAGAACTAGTGGGAACAATCGAGCATCCAGATCTTCCATTCTCAAGCATTTCAGTTCTTAAGCGACATGATGAAAAAGATATGACATACAAGATCTTCTCTCGTAAACCTATGAATGATGAATTACTAGATAGCATCTTCAG TCTCAGGAAGGAGACGATTCAAATAAATTGGGCTGCATACCCTCATTACAATGCTCCTGAAGTGTTTGCACCATTTATCTTGGATGATCGGCATTTGTATTATGTGAATGCTTTTGAGAATGCAGCTAGTACAATGGAGACTAGTGCTGTGGCAGCTGAGAATATTGCTCGTCTCATCCTATCTAGATTCTTTGGCCAACCACCATTCAGTTCCTCAAATTTGGAATCCAACTCTGATGAAGGAACTTTGCCTGTAGATCTGTGA